The DNA sequence CCGGTTGTTACACAGAAAAGAAGTCATGGGTTTCCTTCACAAGCTTTGGGACGAAACACTTGCCGGTCCGGCACCCGACACCGGCCTCGGCAAACTGCGCAAGTATGATTCATTTTCAGCCACACGATCGACTCCTATGGTAGCCAATGAGGTGCCTGTCACTCGGAGCATTACCATTCTTAGGTCTAACCCCAATTTTAGAAACCTTTCGGTTGATCCTGGTTCGGCACCAGAATCTCCGGCCGGGACAAGCAACCCTGAGACACCTCTAACACGTAAGTTTAATTAATCACCCCTCCCCCTggtctctctgatctctctctcttgcatgcatgaaattaatatatcagAGGGTATGGAGATCATGATGTTCTTTTTCTTAGACGGTTTTCTTGCTtcggagaaagaaaaagaaaagaatggatttattatatctatatatatagagatggTTGGATGGAAATGAATAGTGTAAAAAATGAAGCTctcttttgtttaaatattatttcaggAGGTTTATCGATcgaggcaaaaaaaaaaaaaatagagtgatTAATGGttggaaaagaaataataaagaaCTTATTCAGTATCTTATGTACTGGATCAGATAGATCAGGTTGAAATTTATGTTTCAGGATTAAAAGacttttcctcttttatttaattgattTGTGAAGACGATCCCCCGTTTGTTGATTGGTAAGAAAGCCTTGGCCGCCTGGAAAGGGATGAATGCaaattcattatattatatCCTGTCGGGGCCGTGATCATCATGGGCGCGCGGGCACCGGGGTTCATCAATATTTCATGCATAGTTATTAAAGTAGtggacaatttttttaaatatatgttcgagtaatattagttataaattttaaataaacaaatctcGTACAAAgtcatttataaaaagtaactcactaataaaaaataattttttttaaatgaaatctacttttttataaaaatttatatgaaacttgttaaataatttttcatgttttattgtCGTGTATATGTTTTTTCAGCAGCCAAACAAGCCATTTCTTTTCTAAATGTAGAAATCAAAGTATCGCTTTGTTTATGTTGTATTATATGTGGTTTATATGGGTTTTGGTTTGCATGCAGCGGGGACACCAGTCGGAGACTTCAAGAAACTTACGAGGAGAAAATCGTCAGCCGGGGCATTAGATCAACAGGCTGAGTCAAGAAGTCCGACCGCTTATGAttggttctctctcttttatttacttttccGAACGACATATATGCCACTGCCGTTCTGGAAattgttcataatttttttttttt is a window from the Juglans regia cultivar Chandler chromosome 7, Walnut 2.0, whole genome shotgun sequence genome containing:
- the LOC109005433 gene encoding dormancy-associated protein homolog 4 isoform X2 — translated: MGFLHKLWDETLAGPAPDTGLGKLRKYDSFSATRSTPMVANEVPVTRSITILRSNPNFRNLSVDPGSAPESPAGTSNPETPLTPGTPVGDFKKLTRRKSSAGALDQQAESRR
- the LOC109005433 gene encoding dormancy-associated protein homolog 4 isoform X1; protein product: MGFLHKLWDETLAGPAPDTGLGKLRKYDSFSATRSTPMVANEVPVTRSITILRSNPNFRNLSVDPGSAPESPAGTSNPETPLTPGTPVGDFKKLTRRKSSAGALDQQAESRSPTAYDWIVITALDR